A genomic stretch from Mycobacterium malmoense includes:
- a CDS encoding oxidoreductase: MTLWRGIWSSPLLTLNGWVAFNLPRAVTAVGCSLLLGVVAVHAYVFATKPGLPLYFAAYSASLAIGCLIAAGAMVFGRKPLVPQTGWYFGSAVCVAFLGIYLVSRWVTLPGLEAVAGRWDFAPGTFAMAFAAAFVAVHTTVLSGINVAYPQRQRWYD; the protein is encoded by the coding sequence ATGACGCTCTGGCGGGGCATTTGGTCGTCGCCGCTGCTTACCCTGAACGGCTGGGTGGCCTTCAACCTGCCGCGGGCGGTGACGGCGGTGGGCTGCTCGCTTCTGCTGGGTGTCGTGGCGGTGCATGCCTACGTTTTTGCAACGAAGCCGGGCTTGCCCCTGTACTTCGCTGCCTACTCGGCTTCGCTGGCAATCGGTTGCCTGATTGCGGCGGGCGCTATGGTGTTCGGCCGCAAACCGCTTGTGCCGCAGACAGGTTGGTATTTCGGCAGCGCAGTGTGCGTGGCCTTTCTCGGCATCTACCTGGTTAGCCGGTGGGTTACCTTGCCCGGGCTGGAAGCGGTGGCCGGCCGGTGGGACTTCGCGCCCGGCACGTTTGCGATGGCGTTCGCCGCGGCCTTCGTCGCGGTGCACACGACGGTGTTGTCGGGCATTAACGTGGCCTACCCGCAACGCCAGCGGTGGTACGACTGA